The Papaver somniferum cultivar HN1 chromosome 6, ASM357369v1, whole genome shotgun sequence genome segment TGCACCAGTTTGAAGAGCTGCTTCTTTATTTGCGGGATCATATCCCATCTGAGATTGAAACACAACAAATGCACACGTTTAGTAATCAAaaggattattattattattacattGATTGATAAGCACATTAATATACAATGCACTTACAATTCAAGTACAACAAAAGCCAACTGTTGAAAGGGAAAACACATTCGAGCGCTACAAATCGGGGacagaaataaagaaaaacaaacgcATGCAAGAACGGATCATAAATGAGAGCCATATAATGatgtcttccttccatgtgaaagtactgtgtgcaTAGAGATTATGAAATCACTGCATAAGGCTGACCTGATACTCAGTAAAGCCCATTGCGTCCATACAAACCAAAATCAGCACCATATCCATGATGAGGGAGGGAAGAAGTGTGGATCTGCTGATGGTTTGGAATGATAGTTGGTTTTGTTTCAAAGGTGATAGTAGAGCTACTTTCACTATGAGATGTACCACTACTACTCATTCCTGGATTTTCCCCCGGTAAATATGAAGTGAGCAACAATTCATCTGCTCGATCAGCGACCTTATTTTTGAGGTCGTCAATAGCAGCACTTAATTGTTCCAACTCATGTACTCCCAAGTCATCAATAGGATCCCACCAAAattgtttcttattttctttcatcAGTTTTTTTAACTCCGCTCCTCTTTTTTTCTCAGCTTCCAACCTGGTAAGTGCTTCGGTATACTCTCTGTTGAGTTCACGAATTTTGGCTTCACGATGAGCCGTGACAAGTGGAGTTGGAGACATGTTATCCGCCTGATGAGAGTTTCCAGAGAGGTAGCGGTCGataatattttgaggatgagtgAAAGAAAAAGGTTTTCCAGCGGGTGAAAATACGATGATAGCAATCTCAGCACCACAAAGGGTAGAAAGTTCATGAGCCTTCTTAAAAACACCTCCTCTACGTTTAGAGAAGGTAACTTGTCTTGCATCTTCTTTCTCAAttcttttgatttcgattttttgTCGACCCATGCTTGGTTTTCTTGTCACTGCCATGATGCAAAGCAAATGCGAAATTTGGGTTTTCTCTCTTGGAGTGGTGATATTGTGGCAAGTAATAAGAGGTGTGAAGGAGATGGAGATATAAAGGGGTCGAGACTTGTGAGTTGTGTATGTACGTAATGAATGGTCTCTTAAAAATAATAGTTGTCTGATTTAAATTCATGCATTAATTAAATATTTAGAGTCATAATTCTTTTTTATTACCATTTTTACAGTAAGAAAGAAACAAATCTTATCTAGTGAGTGATGAAAGTAATTATGTGCATGATAGTTTTGATGACCCTTCCATTTGTAAACGTCTGTATTCATTTGACCTTATAACTAGCGCTGTAATGGGGAAGTTTTTAACTGATGCATTTAGGGCAGGTAATAAAATGGAACCGTTTTTAGAATGAATCTTAGAACTAATTAAATTTAGATCTAAGACGGGTTCCTATGGTAAATGCCTAAAGGTGGCCTGGCAAACTGGCCGAGCCACTATGGGAGAAAAGCTAAGCGGTCGAGTCTCGACCGGTAGCGGTGTAGTCTACACCGTTCGGTGATTTCAAACCTCCGACGGCTCTTTCTCCACCGCCATTAAAAGGGAAAAAATTCACACAAAAATTACACcaaattttttacacaaaaaattTCCATCTTTCTATCTTATTATCTTTCAAAATGGCAAAGTTTGAATCCCAACTTGACTTGGCTACCCAACTTGATTTCTGGAGTGGTGCTTGAATTCTCCCTTAATAAGATATGCGAAGGTTTTAAAGAAATATgtaaaaatcaaagaagtatacaagttttggatattaaccaaatcaaacctccaactaagagaagaccaagaaaagttcaagggaaagaaaatttgaaggcaaagaagaagataaacaaaggagactctattcatgagcgcattgattggaagtttggtgaaatgaagaagataaacaagatgaagaacattgtcccaaatttttactTTTAAAGTCTTTATTGTAAGTTATGTCATTATCTACATGAATGAAAGATgcactaatgtaaattaaaattctaaacttttaaTGAAAGATGCACTAGTTTTATATTAATATATCTTAAAATTAGAATTTGATACCATTCATACAAACGAAAGATGCATCATATTCGGGCATTTATTCTAAACTGATCATATTTGGGCAACACCCTCAAGATTATTTGGGCAACACCCTCAAGATAAGATAACAACCCTCAAAGTGATAATTTTGACCAACTCTGTTGCGCCATTCGAGCCGACACAGTTGCTCCACATCATTTGCGTTTTGGCCATTTTGTCGGTTTCGATAGCCTTCAGCAAGTACAACATCCCACAACTTCACATCCTTGCTGATTATTCCAAAGCGACGACACGATCCGTCTGCATTTCGATTATTGAGGTtcaatgtttcttcttgaaatctCTGAAATATGCGACTCCATACAACCTCTTGATGTTGATTTTGTCCACCATCGTCCATATCTTGCATAACAAAAACATAATGCCTGCAAATGGATCCGTCTTCAGATATGCTAAATTTGCGAGTTTGACTCGAACTGACATATTggatttgtggagtgaaagaatggagattgaagaaatggtgtgagttgaaatgaaatttgatattgtATTTATAGGCAGATGAAATTAAGACCGTTGGATGAGATGATACGATCGATCTAGTCTACACCGCTGACGGTGGACAGTACACCTAACGGTGTAAACTACACCGAGCGGTCTAGTCTCGACCGCTCGGTGGAACCTTGatctggcctggctaagtggcaaatttgtCACATAGCCAGGCCAGTTTGCCAGTTTCCTCCCTCCATAGTGGGTGCTTAAATGGTAAACAATCATGTTTGCCACACCCATAGGAAGGGGCCTAAGCAATCTATCCAGTCTGGTTGTGGTCATTTTTTGTTGGATCATTATATTTTTGGCACCTAATATATATCATAAAATCCGTATTTTCAGATGGATTGCACAAACAATCTAATGTGCCTGCCATTCAGACGTGGCATGCATCTAATTTAGGTATCCCTCTCAAAGTAACTATCATTCGATTCTATGTTTTGCATGCAGTGACCAGGCATTAACTATTTGAGATAAACATTGAGCCGTGACGAACAAGCCATTCCTTCTCTTGACCACTTAGTTACTACACAGGCTGCGTTAAACCCATGGCCTATAGCACCTTTTACCCTAATAAAAATATCTATCTTTTATTTGGAAATATAAAATTATGCCTTGCAAATGATTACGTTAAGCAGTAAAACTTTAGAAATTTTTTGTATACCTATTCTAAATCGGGAAAAGATGAATAACTCTAATcgggaaaagagagaaaaaaaacaatTCTAACTCTAATACTATGTGTTGTCTTTTCTCTATTAAAGTTAGAATAGGTATACTAAAAATTTCCCGATTTTCGATCAGGATTTATCTAACCTAAGCTAAGATTGAGGGAGCCTGTTCTAACTCTAAGTTCATTTAAAACTCAAGAACGTAATATATTTCCATAGTCAATCATAGTTTTGGTTAGACTTGATTTCTAATCGCCTTCCTCGAACTGATACTCTATAAGGTGTTCATTCCCAACGTCTCTCGCAACTTGAGAAGCGTTTCATTCTTTAACGGCTTTGTGAAAATATTAACAACTTGTTCATCACTTAGACAGAACTCCATGATCATGTCATTGTCATATACCTCATGAGTGTAGTGATACTTGATATCAACATGCTTGTATCTTCCATGGAAAACTGGATTTTTTGTGAGGACTATAGCTGACTTGTTATCGCTACACAAAACTATCTTCCCATGATTAAGTGACTTAGAAGGAGCAACCATATATTCCGCTTCTGGAATCGAAATAGTAACCACCTATAGCTTCTTTGATGAATATGAGAAAAATCCTGATCGGAAATTTGATGCGTATTGTAACAAATTACTAAAAATATAATCAATAATTAACTAATAATATAGCGGTAGAAGGATCGTTCCCATAgaaagttgtgtaattgataagttattggattagaaaattaaaataaagtaGATATTAAAATGGGGATTGG includes the following:
- the LOC113291215 gene encoding agamous-like MADS-box protein AGL61, encoding MAVTRKPSMGRQKIEIKRIEKEDARQVTFSKRRGGVFKKAHELSTLCGAEIAIIVFSPAGKPFSFTHPQNIIDRYLSGNSHQADNMSPTPLVTAHREAKIRELNREYTEALTRLEAEKKRGAELKKLMKENKKQFWWDPIDDLGVHELEQLSAAIDDLKNKVADRADELLLTSYLPGENPGMSSSGTSHSESSSTITFETKPTIIPNHQQIHTSSLPHHGYGADFGLYGRNGLY